The following proteins are encoded in a genomic region of Roseisolibacter agri:
- a CDS encoding thymidine phosphorylase produces MIVLPLIERKRDGGRITPDEWRALADAYAAGAVPDYQMAALLMAIYFRGLDRAETGALTDAMLRSGATLRLDHLRVGRVDKHSTGGVGDKVSLILAPLVASLGVAVPMMSGRGLGHTGGTLDKLEAIPGFRTDLSLADAARQVEALGCALIGQTGEIAPADRKMYALRDVTGTVEAIPLISASIMSKKLAEGLTGLVLDVKRGSGAFLPELERGLELARTMIALGADHGCPTVALITAMDRPLGRACGNALEVEESVLALRGEGPDDLMAVTYALGAEMLLLGGASATRAEAHAAMRAAIADGRAARKLEEIIEAQGGNPGVVADPAVLPQAPHTAVWRAPRGGVVAQVEPRAIGKGIIALGGGRRTVADRVDPAVGFVITARPGHAVAAGEPLATIHARDAAGLEAGRQALEAAVRIADEAPAPLPLVSHRVSAAGVEELAGGAAA; encoded by the coding sequence ATGATCGTACTCCCCCTCATCGAGCGGAAGCGCGACGGCGGCCGCATCACGCCCGACGAGTGGCGCGCGCTCGCCGACGCGTACGCCGCCGGCGCGGTGCCCGACTACCAGATGGCCGCGCTGCTGATGGCCATCTATTTCCGCGGGCTCGATCGCGCGGAGACGGGCGCGCTGACGGACGCGATGCTGCGCAGCGGCGCCACGCTGCGCCTCGACCACCTGCGCGTCGGCCGCGTCGACAAGCACTCCACGGGCGGCGTCGGCGACAAGGTCTCGCTGATCCTCGCGCCGCTCGTCGCGTCGCTCGGCGTCGCGGTGCCGATGATGTCGGGGCGCGGGCTCGGACACACCGGCGGCACGCTCGACAAGCTGGAGGCGATCCCCGGCTTCCGCACCGACCTCTCGCTCGCCGACGCGGCGCGGCAGGTCGAGGCGCTGGGCTGCGCGCTGATCGGGCAGACGGGCGAGATCGCGCCGGCGGATCGCAAGATGTACGCGCTGCGCGACGTCACCGGCACCGTCGAGGCGATCCCGCTCATCTCCGCCAGCATCATGAGCAAGAAGCTCGCGGAGGGGCTCACGGGCCTCGTGCTCGACGTGAAGCGCGGCTCGGGCGCGTTCCTCCCGGAGCTGGAGCGCGGCCTCGAGCTCGCGCGCACGATGATCGCGCTCGGCGCGGACCACGGCTGTCCCACCGTCGCGCTCATCACCGCGATGGACCGGCCGCTCGGCCGCGCGTGCGGCAACGCGCTGGAGGTCGAGGAGTCGGTGCTCGCGCTGCGCGGCGAGGGCCCGGACGACCTCATGGCCGTGACGTACGCGCTCGGCGCGGAGATGCTGCTGCTGGGCGGCGCGAGCGCGACGCGCGCGGAGGCGCACGCCGCGATGCGTGCCGCCATCGCCGACGGACGCGCGGCGCGCAAGCTCGAGGAGATCATCGAGGCGCAGGGCGGGAACCCCGGCGTGGTCGCGGACCCCGCGGTGCTGCCGCAGGCCCCGCACACGGCGGTGTGGCGCGCGCCGCGCGGCGGCGTCGTCGCGCAGGTCGAGCCGCGCGCGATCGGGAAGGGGATCATCGCGCTCGGCGGTGGGCGCCGCACGGTCGCGGATCGCGTGGACCCGGCCGTCGGCTTCGTGATCACCGCGCGCCCGGGCCACGCGGTGGCCGCGGGCGAGCCGCTGGCCACGATCCACGCGCGCGACGCCGCGGGGCTGGAGGCGGGGCGTCAGGCGCTGGAGGCGGCCGTCCGCATCGCCGACGAGGCGCCGGCGCCGCTCCCGCTCGTGTCGCACCGCGTCTCCGCGGCGGGAGTCGAGGAGCTCGCCGGCGGCGCGGCGGCCTGA
- the gyrB gene encoding DNA topoisomerase (ATP-hydrolyzing) subunit B produces MTKTTDKPTPTEYGAGSIQVLKGLEAVRKRPGMYIGSTGPRGLHHLVYEVVDNSIDEALAGYANRVDVVIHADNSISVTDNGRGIPVDVHPVEKLPGVELAMTVLHAGGKFDKNSYKVSGGLHGVGVSCVNALSETLKVWVKRDGKEHYMDFARGDTTTKLKTLRDVAKKDTGTKVWFKPDPVIFTESTIYDYGTLQARLRELSFLNKGVTITLKDERPGEEKEETFHAEGGLREMVAHLTQAANKKPLHAQVVYIETERDNIGIELAMQYNDSYAESVFSFVNNINTHEGGTHLTGLKSALTTVINKYIEKSSALNKKDKDIRLTGDDVREGLVAVLSVKVREPQFEGQTKTKLGNSEAEGAVRSVVNELLTQYLDETPKVANAIIEKAVSAARAREAARKARDLTRKKSALDVGNLPGKLADCSIDDPSRSELYLVEGDSAGGSAKMGRNRAYQAILPLRGKIINVEKARIDKVLSNEEIRTIITAIGSGIKDEFDLTKTRYHKIVIMTDADVDGAHIRTLLLTFFFRQMPELIEAGYMYIAQPPLYRVAKGKEVYYAYAEKERDEYMTRLGGNDGKNINIQRYKGLGEMNPDQLWETTMDPETRTLLQVTMEDAVLADQIFSTLMGDNVDPRREFIEANARFVSNLDV; encoded by the coding sequence ATGACCAAGACGACGGACAAGCCGACGCCGACCGAGTACGGCGCGGGCTCGATTCAGGTGCTCAAGGGGCTGGAGGCGGTCCGGAAACGCCCCGGCATGTACATCGGCTCGACGGGCCCCCGCGGCCTGCACCACCTCGTCTACGAGGTCGTCGACAACTCGATCGACGAGGCGCTGGCCGGCTACGCCAACCGCGTCGACGTCGTGATCCACGCCGACAACTCGATCAGCGTCACCGACAACGGCCGCGGCATCCCGGTGGACGTGCACCCCGTGGAGAAGCTGCCCGGCGTCGAGCTGGCGATGACCGTGCTGCACGCCGGCGGCAAGTTCGACAAGAACAGCTACAAGGTCTCCGGCGGCCTGCACGGCGTCGGCGTGTCGTGCGTCAACGCGCTCTCCGAGACGCTCAAGGTCTGGGTGAAGCGCGACGGCAAGGAGCACTACATGGACTTCGCGCGTGGCGACACGACGACGAAGCTCAAGACGCTCCGCGACGTGGCCAAGAAGGACACGGGCACCAAGGTCTGGTTCAAGCCGGACCCCGTGATCTTCACCGAGTCGACGATCTACGACTACGGCACGCTCCAGGCGCGCCTGCGCGAGCTCTCGTTCCTGAACAAGGGCGTGACCATCACGCTCAAGGACGAGCGGCCGGGCGAGGAGAAGGAGGAGACGTTCCACGCCGAGGGCGGCCTGCGCGAGATGGTGGCGCACCTGACGCAGGCGGCGAACAAGAAGCCGCTGCACGCCCAGGTCGTCTACATCGAGACGGAGCGCGACAACATCGGGATCGAGCTGGCGATGCAGTACAACGACAGCTACGCCGAGTCGGTGTTCTCGTTCGTGAACAACATCAACACCCACGAGGGCGGCACGCACCTCACGGGGTTGAAGAGCGCGCTCACGACCGTCATCAACAAGTACATCGAGAAGTCGTCGGCCCTCAACAAGAAGGACAAGGACATCCGCCTCACCGGCGACGACGTCCGCGAGGGGCTGGTGGCGGTGCTCTCGGTGAAGGTCCGCGAGCCGCAGTTCGAGGGCCAGACGAAGACGAAGCTGGGCAACTCGGAGGCCGAGGGCGCGGTGCGCTCGGTGGTCAACGAGCTGCTGACGCAGTACCTGGACGAGACGCCGAAGGTCGCCAACGCGATCATCGAGAAGGCGGTCAGCGCGGCGCGTGCGCGTGAGGCGGCGCGCAAGGCGCGCGACCTCACGCGCAAGAAGAGCGCGCTCGACGTCGGCAACCTGCCGGGCAAGCTGGCCGACTGCTCGATCGACGATCCGTCGCGCTCGGAGCTCTACCTGGTCGAGGGCGACTCCGCCGGCGGCTCGGCGAAGATGGGGCGCAACCGCGCGTACCAGGCGATCCTGCCGCTGCGCGGCAAGATCATCAACGTCGAGAAGGCGCGCATCGACAAGGTGCTGTCGAACGAGGAGATCCGGACGATCATCACGGCGATCGGCTCGGGGATCAAGGACGAGTTCGACCTCACGAAGACGCGCTACCACAAGATCGTCATCATGACGGACGCCGACGTCGACGGCGCCCACATCCGCACGCTGCTCCTGACGTTCTTCTTCCGGCAGATGCCGGAGCTGATCGAGGCGGGCTACATGTACATCGCCCAGCCGCCGCTCTACCGGGTGGCCAAGGGGAAGGAGGTGTACTACGCCTACGCCGAGAAGGAGCGCGACGAGTACATGACGCGACTCGGCGGCAACGACGGGAAGAACATCAACATCCAGCGCTACAAGGGGCTGGGCGAGATGAACCCGGACCAGCTGTGGGAGACCACGATGGACCCGGAGACCCGCACGCTGCTGCAGGTCACGATGGAGGACGCGGTGCTGGCCGACCAGATCTTCTCGACGCTGATGGGCGACAACGTCGACCCGCGGCGCGAGTTCATCGAGGCCAACGCGCGCTTCGTGTCGAACCTGGACGTCTGA
- a CDS encoding tetratricopeptide repeat protein: MTFRSLAAAATLAVAGLAVAAPSARAQLPASQAPAAEHVAMGDRERASNPASALKHYEAALAAEARSYDALVKASGTAIDAGEASPDAARRTALYKSGEQYARRAVEARPGDAEGHFALARALGRTAQTLGSRERVKYAGDVRTHAMEALKLDPKHPGALHVMGMWNAEIMRLSGVTRFMAKNFLGGKVFDSANWNDAQRYLEQAVAAEPNRLVHRIDLAEVYADRKNTAKAREQVEFILKAPATELNDARYKRLAEALQKRL; this comes from the coding sequence ATGACGTTTCGTTCTCTGGCCGCCGCCGCGACGCTGGCCGTCGCGGGTCTCGCCGTGGCCGCCCCCTCCGCGCGTGCCCAGCTGCCCGCTTCGCAGGCACCCGCCGCGGAGCACGTGGCGATGGGCGACCGCGAGCGCGCCAGCAATCCGGCGTCGGCGCTGAAGCACTACGAGGCCGCCCTCGCGGCCGAGGCGCGCAGCTACGACGCGCTGGTGAAGGCGTCGGGGACGGCGATCGACGCCGGCGAGGCGAGCCCGGATGCCGCGCGCCGCACGGCGCTGTACAAGAGCGGCGAGCAGTACGCGCGCCGCGCCGTCGAGGCGCGGCCCGGCGACGCCGAGGGCCACTTCGCGCTCGCGCGCGCGCTGGGGCGCACCGCGCAGACGCTCGGCTCGCGCGAGCGGGTGAAGTACGCGGGCGACGTGCGCACGCACGCCATGGAGGCGCTGAAGCTCGACCCGAAGCACCCCGGCGCGCTGCACGTGATGGGGATGTGGAACGCGGAGATCATGCGCCTCAGCGGCGTGACGCGCTTCATGGCGAAGAACTTCCTGGGCGGGAAGGTCTTCGACTCCGCGAACTGGAACGACGCGCAGCGCTACCTGGAGCAGGCGGTCGCGGCGGAGCCGAACCGCCTCGTGCACCGCATCGACCTGGCGGAGGTCTACGCGGACCGCAAGAACACCGCGAAGGCGCGCGAGCAGGTGGAGTTCATCCTGAAGGCGCCGGCGACGGAGCTGAACGACGCGCGGTACAAGCGGCTGGCGGAGGCGCTGCAGAAGCGGCTCTGA
- a CDS encoding ferritin-like domain-containing protein has protein sequence MADKITKDQLIALLNEDLAREYQAVITYRTYASAVPGRFRQELREFFTAEITDELGHAQILADKIVHMGGRPETVPAKVKYTEDPKEMLQNALADETETVERYVQRREQAEACGEYGLAVDFDDLIADETRHRDELRMMLKRWD, from the coding sequence ATGGCCGACAAGATCACGAAGGACCAGCTCATCGCGCTGCTCAACGAGGACCTCGCGCGCGAGTACCAGGCGGTCATCACCTACCGCACCTACGCGAGCGCCGTCCCGGGCCGCTTCCGTCAGGAGCTGCGCGAGTTCTTCACGGCCGAGATCACCGACGAGCTGGGACACGCGCAGATCCTCGCCGACAAGATCGTGCACATGGGCGGCAGGCCCGAGACGGTGCCGGCGAAGGTGAAGTACACGGAGGACCCGAAGGAGATGCTGCAGAACGCGCTCGCGGACGAGACGGAGACGGTCGAGCGCTACGTGCAGCGGCGCGAGCAGGCCGAGGCGTGCGGCGAGTACGGGCTGGCGGTGGACTTCGACGACCTGATCGCCGACGAGACCCGCCACCGCGACGAGCTGCGGATGATGCTCAAGCGCTGGGACTGA
- a CDS encoding serine/threonine-protein kinase, with translation MPVAVRSGPSTPAYGAGSTPATSDRSPTPDTAADSARHTSWRHVAAHLQAALRGEFTIEREIGRGGMAAVYLARELRLDRWVALKVMSPSLLSGHGMVERFQQEAVTVANLSHANIVTIHSVRDVDDLHCFVMQYVEGRALDRILHEVRRLPLAAVQSALFQVGSALSYAHRRGVIHRDIKPANILIDTNGDAIVTDFGIAKVAEATGHTQTGVLIGTPSYMSPEQCLGVKVTASADQYALGLVAYELLAGQLPFTGPSLVVLQAQISQTPTPLEELAPDCPPEVAAAVMRMLAKDPVDRFPSIAQAVAALGGGPLGEDDPLRATLAVMAGAVPPKPPAPVPASVQVTLPDGRWEAGDALQASAIVIGSDEQPMPDVAVQWATDDTGVLRVDAETGSVTLLAPGRAMVRATAGDATGETALDVEAPRPDRIEIDAPPARLRACESWRPVVTVRDRRGAAMDVPVTLSVDDADVAVVADGAVDAVNPGTTTLRVTVDALTHEVPLRVAPAAVASVEVTAPDASLEVGERSHLTARALDGRGRVLHDAMVGWRSSAPDVATVNREGVVSALAAGSATIRAESSGHDATVALQVRPAAVASLTLSSPIGALHVGERARLSAIVRDRRGATLDRPLRWTTLDPKVLTVTPDGEVEARGLGVGVVTVECEGQQATAEVGVMVSSVTELFPPPPPPPAPPAAPPVRTPEPPTVPVEVAALTPEPEPVAPAPVLETPAVEEPVAASPAPAPVVPDEPPPRPTHKLDVTQFQVMPRLTPRESMPVAPPAPVAPREPAPTPPAPVAEPVAASLPPTTVEAPVPARPLSPRLIGAGVAAALVAIIAWWLASGEPEAPVNASAPQGQSGMVATADSASPPTADSIVAPAASPAPTPPPAPAPVATAPTPAAPPKAKEEPPAKSAAETRREEQERRRAEAQREAEARREEDARREAEARRVADSTRRAALAAAAARPAPTATLPAPTPTPAAPPRVPTTDSPLVNAAAANESRAGMQRAMSAYVSAIGARSIGELQRAFPSMPTNVRRGWEAMFGAVGNLNAQASDVQVTPIDGETGSGEMSLSVSYNNPANKRPCTQVTRVRMRLVRSGATWQINSIQQLSSSSSSGCQG, from the coding sequence GTGCCCGTCGCGGTGCGCTCCGGCCCGTCCACGCCGGCCTACGGCGCCGGCAGCACGCCCGCGACCAGCGACCGATCTCCGACGCCCGACACGGCGGCCGATTCCGCACGGCACACGAGCTGGCGCCACGTCGCGGCGCACCTCCAGGCCGCGCTGCGCGGCGAGTTCACGATCGAGCGCGAGATCGGACGCGGCGGCATGGCGGCGGTGTACCTCGCGCGCGAGCTGCGCCTCGACCGCTGGGTCGCGCTCAAGGTGATGTCGCCGTCGCTGCTGAGCGGCCACGGCATGGTGGAGCGCTTCCAGCAGGAGGCGGTGACGGTCGCGAACCTGTCGCACGCGAACATCGTCACCATCCACTCGGTGCGCGACGTCGACGACCTGCACTGCTTCGTGATGCAGTACGTCGAGGGGCGCGCGCTCGACCGCATCCTCCACGAGGTGCGCCGCCTGCCGCTCGCCGCGGTGCAGTCGGCGCTCTTCCAGGTGGGGAGCGCGCTGTCGTACGCGCACCGCCGCGGCGTGATCCACCGCGACATCAAGCCGGCGAACATCCTCATCGACACGAACGGCGACGCGATCGTCACCGACTTCGGCATCGCCAAGGTCGCGGAGGCGACGGGGCACACGCAGACGGGTGTGCTCATCGGCACGCCGTCGTACATGAGCCCCGAGCAGTGCCTCGGCGTCAAGGTGACGGCGTCGGCGGACCAGTACGCGCTCGGCCTCGTGGCGTACGAGCTGCTCGCGGGCCAGCTGCCGTTCACGGGGCCGAGCCTCGTCGTGCTGCAGGCGCAGATCAGCCAGACGCCGACGCCGCTCGAGGAGCTCGCGCCGGACTGTCCGCCGGAAGTCGCGGCGGCGGTGATGCGCATGCTCGCGAAGGACCCCGTCGACCGCTTCCCGAGCATCGCGCAGGCGGTCGCCGCGCTCGGCGGCGGCCCGCTGGGCGAGGACGATCCGCTGCGTGCGACGCTCGCGGTGATGGCGGGCGCGGTGCCGCCCAAGCCGCCGGCTCCGGTCCCGGCCAGCGTGCAGGTGACGCTGCCCGATGGCCGCTGGGAGGCGGGCGACGCGCTGCAGGCGTCCGCGATCGTGATCGGAAGCGACGAGCAGCCGATGCCCGACGTCGCGGTGCAGTGGGCGACGGACGACACCGGTGTGCTGCGCGTGGATGCGGAGACGGGCAGCGTGACGCTGCTCGCGCCGGGGCGCGCGATGGTGCGCGCGACGGCCGGCGACGCGACGGGCGAGACGGCGCTCGACGTCGAGGCGCCGCGCCCCGACCGCATCGAGATCGACGCACCGCCGGCACGGCTGCGCGCGTGCGAGTCGTGGCGCCCGGTGGTGACCGTGCGCGACCGGCGCGGCGCGGCGATGGACGTGCCCGTGACGCTGAGCGTGGACGATGCCGACGTCGCCGTCGTCGCGGACGGCGCCGTGGACGCGGTCAACCCGGGCACGACGACGCTGCGCGTCACGGTGGATGCGCTGACGCACGAGGTGCCGCTGCGCGTCGCACCGGCCGCCGTTGCGTCGGTCGAGGTGACCGCGCCGGACGCGTCGCTGGAGGTGGGCGAGCGCTCGCACCTCACGGCGCGCGCGCTCGACGGGCGCGGACGCGTGCTGCACGACGCGATGGTTGGCTGGCGGTCCAGCGCGCCCGACGTCGCGACCGTGAACCGTGAGGGCGTGGTGAGCGCGCTCGCCGCCGGCAGCGCGACCATCCGCGCGGAGTCCTCGGGCCATGACGCGACCGTCGCGCTGCAGGTGCGCCCGGCCGCGGTCGCGTCGCTCACGCTCTCGTCGCCGATCGGCGCGCTGCACGTCGGCGAGCGCGCGCGCCTGTCGGCGATCGTGCGCGACCGGCGCGGTGCGACGCTCGACCGCCCGCTGCGCTGGACGACGCTCGACCCGAAGGTCCTCACCGTGACGCCCGACGGCGAGGTCGAGGCGCGCGGGCTCGGCGTCGGCGTCGTCACGGTGGAGTGCGAGGGCCAGCAGGCGACGGCCGAGGTGGGCGTGATGGTCTCGTCGGTGACGGAGCTGTTCCCGCCCCCGCCGCCACCGCCCGCGCCACCCGCCGCCCCGCCCGTCCGCACGCCCGAGCCGCCGACGGTGCCGGTGGAGGTCGCGGCGCTGACGCCGGAGCCGGAGCCGGTCGCGCCCGCGCCCGTCCTCGAGACGCCGGCCGTGGAGGAGCCGGTCGCCGCGTCGCCCGCGCCGGCGCCCGTCGTGCCCGACGAGCCGCCGCCGCGCCCGACGCACAAGCTCGACGTCACGCAGTTCCAGGTGATGCCGCGCCTGACGCCGCGCGAGTCGATGCCCGTCGCGCCGCCGGCGCCGGTCGCGCCGCGAGAGCCGGCACCGACACCGCCCGCGCCCGTCGCGGAGCCGGTCGCCGCGTCGCTCCCGCCGACCACGGTGGAGGCGCCGGTGCCCGCGCGTCCGCTGTCGCCGCGGCTGATCGGCGCCGGGGTCGCCGCGGCGCTCGTCGCCATCATCGCCTGGTGGCTCGCGAGCGGCGAGCCGGAGGCGCCCGTGAACGCCTCGGCGCCGCAAGGTCAGTCGGGAATGGTCGCGACGGCGGACAGCGCGTCGCCGCCAACCGCGGACTCGATCGTGGCGCCGGCCGCGTCGCCGGCACCCACACCGCCGCCAGCGCCGGCGCCGGTCGCCACGGCGCCCACGCCCGCGGCCCCACCGAAGGCGAAGGAGGAGCCGCCGGCCAAGTCGGCGGCCGAGACGCGCCGCGAGGAGCAGGAGCGTCGCCGGGCGGAGGCGCAGCGTGAAGCCGAGGCACGCCGCGAGGAGGACGCACGGCGCGAGGCCGAAGCCCGACGTGTGGCCGACTCGACGCGGCGCGCGGCGCTCGCCGCGGCCGCGGCACGCCCGGCGCCCACCGCCACGCTTCCGGCGCCCACGCCGACACCCGCCGCGCCGCCGCGCGTGCCCACCACGGACTCGCCGCTCGTCAACGCCGCTGCCGCGAACGAGTCCCGTGCCGGGATGCAGCGCGCGATGTCCGCGTACGTGAGCGCCATCGGCGCGCGGAGCATCGGCGAGCTGCAGCGCGCGTTCCCGTCGATGCCGACCAACGTGCGCCGCGGATGGGAGGCGATGTTCGGCGCCGTCGGCAACCTGAACGCGCAGGCGAGCGACGTGCAGGTGACGCCCATCGACGGCGAGACGGGCAGCGGCGAGATGTCGCTCTCCGTGAGCTACAACAATCCCGCGAACAAGCGGCCGTGCACGCAGGTCACGCGCGTGCGCATGCGCCTCGTGCGCAGCGGCGCGACCTGGCAGATCAATTCCATCCAGCAGCTGAGCAGCTCCAGCAGCTCCGGCTGTCAGGGCTGA
- a CDS encoding PEP-CTERM sorting domain-containing protein: MRVIRPLLACAALVLSTARPARAQTLTLVLEQPLVTGVVAPSAVSFVGTLTNTGTTTLFLNGTTVTSSLSVDVTPFLANAPTSIAPGAIFTTELFRALVPGGTASGSYGGTFYVLGGPSNTASSVLASASFDVGVGAATSTVPEPGTTALVASGVAALALARARRRARRRGA, translated from the coding sequence ATGCGCGTCATCCGCCCACTGCTCGCATGTGCGGCACTCGTACTGTCCACCGCGCGTCCGGCCCGGGCGCAGACCCTCACCCTGGTGCTCGAGCAGCCGCTCGTGACGGGCGTGGTCGCGCCCTCCGCGGTGTCGTTCGTCGGCACGCTGACCAATACGGGCACGACGACGCTGTTCCTCAACGGCACGACCGTCACGTCGTCGCTCTCCGTGGACGTCACGCCGTTCCTCGCCAACGCGCCGACGAGCATCGCGCCGGGCGCGATCTTCACGACCGAGCTGTTCCGGGCGCTGGTTCCCGGCGGCACCGCGTCCGGCAGCTACGGTGGGACGTTCTACGTGCTCGGCGGCCCCAGCAACACGGCGTCGAGCGTCCTCGCCAGCGCGTCGTTCGACGTCGGTGTCGGCGCGGCGACCAGTACCGTCCCCGAGCCGGGCACCACGGCGCTGGTGGCGAGCGGCGTGGCCGCGCTCGCGCTGGCACGCGCGCGACGCCGCGCGAGACGCCGCGGCGCCTGA
- a CDS encoding DinB family protein has translation MLYAASDIADTTTFVSAASPVLASRVSGGARVDVAQRLRASRERLREVVRGVAPAAWAARPDAGRWTACEILEHLALTEWSVVEFVRGTLLTWPRAGTPPTRTPDAEVLRAAADRTVRLEAPERLQPLGRSIRPGVVCASIEAARDEAIALATTSAEALRGRFAPHPHFGMLDGAQWLLFLAGHTERHAAQLQAMVAGRRGASIAA, from the coding sequence ATGTTGTACGCCGCCAGCGACATCGCCGACACCACCACCTTCGTGAGCGCCGCCTCGCCCGTGCTGGCGTCGCGCGTCTCCGGTGGCGCGCGCGTCGACGTCGCGCAGCGCCTGCGCGCCTCGCGCGAGCGGCTGCGTGAGGTCGTGCGTGGCGTCGCGCCGGCCGCGTGGGCCGCGCGCCCCGATGCCGGCCGGTGGACCGCGTGCGAGATCCTCGAGCACCTCGCGCTGACCGAGTGGTCGGTCGTCGAGTTCGTGCGCGGCACGCTGCTCACCTGGCCGCGCGCCGGCACGCCGCCCACGCGCACGCCCGACGCCGAGGTGCTGCGCGCGGCCGCCGACCGCACGGTGCGCCTCGAGGCGCCCGAGCGCCTGCAGCCCCTCGGTCGCTCGATCCGGCCGGGCGTGGTGTGCGCCAGCATCGAGGCGGCGCGCGACGAGGCGATCGCGCTCGCGACGACGTCCGCCGAGGCGCTGCGCGGCCGCTTCGCGCCGCACCCGCACTTCGGCATGCTGGACGGGGCCCAGTGGCTGCTCTTCCTGGCCGGCCACACCGAGCGGCACGCGGCGCAGCTCCAGGCGATGGTCGCGGGGCGCCGGGGGGCGTCGATCGCGGCCTGA
- a CDS encoding DUF5700 domain-containing putative Zn-dependent protease, with amino-acid sequence MSFPPFRAARRLARAARLPFCALVLALPLRAQPAAPPSTLTWAQLAAAPGASSQEVAWLKAHLSDAERAEVSALVGALSAPAAAQVMGSYLFADGSVHVPFTGARALADSLYLRPADGLAGRVRVAYLAARLRVATREGWERLGVFATEFRGAPGDALAKAPTLDARVRPARGVTLDLRLDFAPAESLLAVVGTPDVAPTVAAARLRGPAFDALVAHRNQRFYSLPWTRELMALNVARAASTLPVDRLYAWANPKGFLDYADVARHGARYRALLDTLHVRGPALLDGVVARIAPYLPAGTRLDRTVSLFFADGADGWASSGVAAVDLEWFKDDWPRLRGTLTHETFHAAQAAVRRPSAVAVTARDSVLRRAAEALFSEGTANWIAPARDMPAEERAAAVRLGSARVDSVVAAVARGDVAGAHALVDRGISGAGPFYALGEAMTATIVEALGPSALADVLPRGGVAFVKRYSRAVSQRGGTAALLTTRSVSAIAALRD; translated from the coding sequence ATGTCGTTCCCACCGTTCCGTGCCGCGCGCCGTCTCGCGCGCGCGGCGCGCCTGCCGTTCTGCGCGCTCGTCCTCGCGCTGCCGCTGCGCGCGCAGCCGGCCGCACCGCCGTCGACGCTCACCTGGGCGCAGCTCGCTGCGGCGCCGGGCGCGTCGTCGCAGGAGGTGGCATGGCTGAAGGCGCACCTCTCGGACGCCGAGCGTGCGGAGGTGTCGGCGCTCGTGGGCGCGCTGTCGGCGCCGGCGGCCGCGCAGGTCATGGGCTCGTACCTGTTCGCGGATGGCAGCGTCCACGTCCCGTTCACGGGTGCGCGCGCGCTCGCGGACAGTCTCTACCTGCGGCCGGCGGACGGCCTCGCGGGGCGCGTCCGCGTCGCGTACCTCGCCGCACGGCTGCGCGTCGCGACGCGCGAGGGCTGGGAACGGCTCGGCGTGTTCGCGACCGAGTTCCGCGGGGCACCGGGCGACGCGCTCGCGAAGGCTCCGACGCTCGACGCGCGCGTGCGCCCGGCGCGTGGCGTCACGCTCGACCTGCGCCTCGACTTCGCGCCGGCCGAGTCGCTGCTCGCGGTCGTGGGGACGCCCGACGTCGCGCCCACGGTCGCGGCGGCGCGGCTGCGCGGCCCCGCGTTCGACGCGCTCGTGGCGCACCGCAACCAGCGCTTCTACTCGCTGCCGTGGACGCGCGAGCTGATGGCGCTCAACGTCGCGCGCGCGGCGAGCACGCTGCCGGTCGATCGCCTGTACGCGTGGGCGAATCCCAAGGGCTTCCTCGACTATGCCGACGTCGCGCGCCATGGCGCGCGGTACCGCGCGCTGCTCGACACGCTGCACGTGCGGGGGCCCGCGCTGCTCGACGGCGTGGTCGCGCGCATCGCGCCCTACCTCCCGGCGGGCACGCGGCTCGATCGCACGGTCTCGCTTTTCTTCGCCGACGGCGCGGACGGCTGGGCGAGCAGCGGCGTCGCCGCCGTCGACCTGGAGTGGTTCAAGGACGACTGGCCGCGGCTGCGCGGGACGCTGACGCACGAGACCTTCCACGCGGCGCAGGCTGCGGTGCGGCGGCCCTCCGCCGTCGCGGTGACGGCGCGCGACTCGGTGCTGCGCCGCGCGGCGGAGGCGCTGTTCAGCGAGGGGACGGCGAACTGGATCGCGCCTGCGCGCGACATGCCCGCCGAGGAGCGCGCGGCCGCCGTGCGGCTCGGCAGCGCGAGAGTCGACTCGGTCGTCGCCGCCGTGGCGCGTGGCGACGTGGCGGGCGCGCACGCGCTGGTCGATCGCGGCATCTCGGGCGCGGGTCCGTTCTACGCGCTCGGCGAGGCGATGACGGCGACGATCGTCGAGGCGCTCGGCCCGTCGGCGCTGGCGGACGTGCTGCCGCGCGGAGGCGTGGCGTTCGTGAAGCGTTATTCACGTGCCGTATCGCAGCGCGGCGGGACGGCGGCGCTGCTGACCACGCGCTCGGTCTCGGCGATCGCGGCGCTGCGCGACTGA